AAAGAAAAGGTCCAAGGGGGGATTGCTCTACATTATAAAGTCGTATGATAGTGCATTTGAAATAGGCTTATTGTTATCAGCAACACTATTTAAAAGTTTGTTTTAAGTAAAAAACAAATTATTATTATTTACAGAAAGCATTAATACAATAAATATTTTAATATAATGAATGTTTAGAAATATATTGACAAATGTAATTTAGTGATGGTGATGCTAGAAATAATATTCCATGGAAGAGGAGGGCAGGGAGCTGTTACATCCTCTGAGCTGCTGGCATCAGCAGCTAGCAAGGAGGGATATGAAGCGCAGGCATTCTCATTTTATGGTGCAGAGAGGAGAGGTGCCCCAGTCTTTGCTTTTCTGCGAATAGATAAGAAGAGAATTCTCAGGCATGGAATGTTTTTTAGAGCAGATTCCCTAGTAGTCCTTGACAAAGGCTTGTTCAACTTTCAGGATTTCAAGAGAGTCAGGATAAAAAAAGGAGGAAAGCTGATAGTTAATGCTGAGCAGGGAAGCGGAAGTTTCTTTGCGAGCAAGGTCGAGAGGGAAGGAGAGATAAGCGTTTACTCAATAAATGCAACAAAGATTGCCCTGGAAGAGGGCCTGGTTATTGCTGGTTGGCCCTTGGTCAACACTCCAATTCTTGGCGCTCTCGTTAAAATAAATGCCATGCCTAGCCTGAATTCCCTCATTGAAGCAGTGAGGGAAAAATTTGAAGGCCAGCTTGGTGAGAAAAATGCGAGAGCAGTGAAGAGGGCATTTGAAGAGGTTCATTTTGAGGGTGATTTTCCATGGAAGTGAACCTGAGAATTGTGGAGACAAGCGACAAAATTCCCATATCATTCCCATCTGAGGGAGCAGGAGGGAGGACTGGAAGCTGGAGATTGGAGAGGCCAATTGTCAACAATGACAAATGCACAAGATGCTTTCTCTGTGAGATCTACTGTCCAGTAAACGTTATTGATGTCAGAAGGGAAGGGGTTCTCATTGATTATAACTACTGCAAAGGATGTGGCATATGCATGAGAGTTTGTCCGCAGAAAGCTATAACAATGATTCCTGAGAGTGAGGAGGGGAAATGAAAATGCTCTTGTCAGAAAAGAAAAAGGAAAAGATGGTAATAACTGGGAACCATGCTGTAGCCTATGCAGTTAAGCTATCCAGGGTTAAAGTAATATCAGCATATCCAATTACCCCTCAAACATCTATAGTTGAGAAGCTCTCGGAATTTGTGGAAAAGGGTGAGTTGGATGCTAGTATAATCAAGGTTGAATCCGAGCACAGCGCATTGGCAGCTGTTTACGGAGCAGCAATAGCTGGAGCTCGCTCTTTCACAGCAACTTCAAGCCACGGGCTTCTTTACATGCATGAGTGGGTGCATTGGTTCAGCAGGGCAAGAATACCAACAGTTATGGCAGTTGTTACAAGAACAATAGGTCCTCCATGGAATATATGGCCAGACCATTCCGATTTCATTGACCAGAGAGATGCTGGCTGGATCATGTCTTTTGCAATGGATAATCAGGAAGTTGTCGATTTAGTGATACAGGCATTCAAAATTGGAGAAGATCCCTCCGTCTATCTTCCGGTGATGATTGGGCTAGAAGGTTTCATATTGGGAGGAACTGCTATGCCGGTCGAGCTTCCATTTGAAGAGGATGTTGCCAAGTTTCTTGGAGAGAGAAGACAACCATATTCTGTAGCAGACAGCGTTGTCTCTGTTGGAAATCTGACTTCGCCGGAAGATACAGAACTGATGCAAATGGACATACAAGCTGCCATGGAGAGATCCAAGGAGATTATCAGAAAAGTGGATGAAGAATATGGGAGATTGTTTGGTAGAAAATATGGTGGACTAACAAGTTGCTACAGATGCGAAGATGCAAAGTATGTTGCTTTCACTATGGGAGCTTGGAGTGGAGATGCAATGGAAGCTGTAGACATCCTGAGAAACCAAGGTATTGATGTGGGTTTGGTGAGAATCAGATATGTCAGACCGTTCCCCTCTGAAGAGATAAAACAGGCCCTCTCAAGTGCCAGAATGGGCATTGTTTTCGACAGAAGCATTAGCTTTGGAGGATATGGGCAGCTATTCGA
The Fervidicoccaceae archaeon genome window above contains:
- a CDS encoding 2-oxoacid:acceptor oxidoreductase family protein, whose protein sequence is MLEIIFHGRGGQGAVTSSELLASAASKEGYEAQAFSFYGAERRGAPVFAFLRIDKKRILRHGMFFRADSLVVLDKGLFNFQDFKRVRIKKGGKLIVNAEQGSGSFFASKVEREGEISVYSINATKIALEEGLVIAGWPLVNTPILGALVKINAMPSLNSLIEAVREKFEGQLGEKNARAVKRAFEEVHFEGDFPWK
- a CDS encoding 4Fe-4S binding protein; translated protein: MEVNLRIVETSDKIPISFPSEGAGGRTGSWRLERPIVNNDKCTRCFLCEIYCPVNVIDVRREGVLIDYNYCKGCGICMRVCPQKAITMIPESEEGK
- a CDS encoding pyruvate ferredoxin oxidoreductase, translating into MLLSEKKKEKMVITGNHAVAYAVKLSRVKVISAYPITPQTSIVEKLSEFVEKGELDASIIKVESEHSALAAVYGAAIAGARSFTATSSHGLLYMHEWVHWFSRARIPTVMAVVTRTIGPPWNIWPDHSDFIDQRDAGWIMSFAMDNQEVVDLVIQAFKIGEDPSVYLPVMIGLEGFILGGTAMPVELPFEEDVAKFLGERRQPYSVADSVVSVGNLTSPEDTELMQMDIQAAMERSKEIIRKVDEEYGRLFGRKYGGLTSCYRCEDAKYVAFTMGAWSGDAMEAVDILRNQGIDVGLVRIRYVRPFPSEEIKQALSSARMGIVFDRSISFGGYGQLFEDIASAIVNAREKATIVNVIAGLGGVNITAEDFANVLGKLISDFEEGKELSHKLWYHSGEVMKY